In Acidobacteriota bacterium, a genomic segment contains:
- a CDS encoding alpha-ketoglutarate-dependent dioxygenase AlkB, producing MSAVEVVPLAPGAFHLRGYLSPSEQRRVAAMVQALADGPVGFYRPRVRGGGFMHCDMLCLGRHWNARTYTYERQRSDHDGRPAPPLPPELARPAVEAAARVGFALDPDICLVNRYGEGGRMGLHQDKDEDASTLDAGVPVVSLSLGETGRFLLGGFRRWESTTTIELRSGDAFVMGGPSRLRYHGVARILRGSAPPALDLLGRISLTFRQYALEAHDL from the coding sequence ATGTCTGCGGTCGAGGTCGTTCCGCTCGCGCCCGGCGCCTTCCATCTGCGGGGATATCTGTCGCCGTCCGAGCAGCGGCGTGTGGCGGCGATGGTGCAGGCGTTGGCGGACGGGCCGGTCGGGTTCTATCGTCCCCGCGTGCGCGGCGGCGGCTTCATGCACTGTGACATGCTCTGCCTCGGTCGTCACTGGAACGCGCGAACCTACACGTACGAGCGGCAGCGGTCGGATCATGACGGGCGGCCGGCGCCGCCGCTGCCCCCCGAGCTCGCGCGTCCGGCGGTGGAAGCGGCGGCCAGGGTCGGTTTCGCTCTCGATCCCGACATCTGCCTCGTCAACCGCTACGGCGAGGGCGGAAGGATGGGCCTGCACCAGGACAAGGACGAGGACGCATCCACGCTCGATGCGGGGGTGCCCGTGGTTTCGCTCTCGCTCGGGGAGACCGGCCGGTTCCTCCTCGGCGGGTTCCGGCGCTGGGAATCGACGACGACGATCGAACTACGATCCGGAGACGCGTTCGTGATGGGAGGACCGAGTCGGTTGCGCTATCACGGGGTGGCGCGTATCCTGCGCGGGTCCGCGCCGCCGGCTCTCGATCTGCTCGGCAGGATCAGTCTGACGTTTCGCCAGTACGCACTCGAAGCGCACGATCTCTGA
- a CDS encoding sulfoxide reductase heme-binding subunit YedZ → MATASWIPRVKPFVFLACLIPALLLGWDAFTGGLGVNPIEDITHRTGDWALRFLLVTLAVTPLRWLAGWNGLIRFRRMIGLFAFFYAVLHFSTYLVFDHFFDLLLIIDDVAERRYVTAGFVGFVLMIPLAVTSTQGWIRRLGRRWAVLHRLVYASAVAGVVHFLWLVKIDIGEPLIYAVILAILLGARLAHRYRGHGGAVRTGATGATRSVTS, encoded by the coding sequence ATGGCGACAGCGTCCTGGATCCCCCGCGTCAAGCCGTTCGTCTTCCTCGCCTGTCTGATCCCGGCGCTTCTCCTGGGTTGGGACGCGTTCACCGGCGGTCTCGGCGTCAATCCGATCGAGGACATCACGCACCGCACGGGCGACTGGGCGCTGCGGTTCCTGCTGGTGACGCTGGCGGTTACGCCGCTGCGATGGCTGGCCGGCTGGAACGGGCTCATCCGCTTCCGCCGGATGATCGGTCTGTTCGCCTTCTTCTACGCTGTTCTGCACTTCTCGACCTACCTGGTCTTCGATCACTTCTTCGATCTGCTCCTGATCATCGACGACGTCGCCGAGCGGAGGTACGTCACGGCCGGATTCGTCGGCTTCGTGCTGATGATCCCGCTGGCCGTCACTTCGACGCAGGGCTGGATTCGGCGGCTGGGCAGGCGTTGGGCGGTGCTGCACCGCCTCGTCTACGCGAGCGCCGTTGCCGGGGTCGTGCACTTCCTCTGGCTGGTCAAGATCGACATCGGGGAGCCGCTGATCTATGCGGTCATCCTCGCGATTCTGCTGGGCGCGCGCCTGGCGCACCGGTACCGCGGCCACGGCGGAGCCGTACGGACCGGGGCGACGGGCGCTACGCGATCCGTGACTTCCTGA
- a CDS encoding radical SAM protein, which yields MHKPVKYFEKGLSIAANGAWFVYDRYNAFMQNPSFTPAWSDKPLLKSHQKVKPPLGWPRETDSLCPMCVREARQDILDGKKDYRILLNEKVGEIKAQIIERDGEIVMVKECPIHGRFEDVMAMDTEFFKHLEESFPGSDMRAHNDEKLHNHGSSTIKYGRGSVLTIDLTNRCNMMCDPCFMDANQVGFVHELSWDDIKTLLDNAISIKPRRQMSVQFSGGEPTISPYFLDAVRYARKVGYNSVQAATNGIEFAKSFDFARAAADAGLRYAYLQFDGIGNAANSHRLVGNLFDVKLRAIENLHKAGVDIVPVITIINGINNEQVGRVVQFALDNPKTISFLSFQPVSFTGRDEEITDERRKAQRYTLSHLAHDVKNQTGIGEPARDWFPISFMGTFTDWADLVHGPEESWGQLNCGCHPNCGVGMAVMIDKETKEAVPFTKFVRGEQLAKDIARVNDGAGGRFRSVVGMALALMRNYDPFNAPTHFKLVDLLKKFDKTFGATGKDYGSVSGERTQDDIAKRRSDRWNFLFVAGMWFQDLFNYDFRRTERCIIPYATQEGEISFCAYNTGIGWRNIIEKMHMTATLTKWYEERGRHEIFAGGKNVNLDSKEHSLVLDPEAVAAGIQTDLDAQGIAKNARQEKLAARAAAKGANGNGASNGANGTNGANGKSAKDAAYDQQMAALYRQHVLKEEAPPVVQIQGLKSSKQDDLVGVS from the coding sequence ATGCACAAGCCAGTCAAGTACTTCGAAAAGGGACTGTCCATCGCGGCGAACGGCGCGTGGTTCGTCTACGACCGCTACAACGCGTTCATGCAGAACCCGTCCTTCACGCCGGCCTGGTCCGACAAGCCGCTGCTCAAGTCGCACCAGAAGGTGAAGCCGCCGCTCGGGTGGCCGCGCGAGACCGACTCGCTCTGCCCGATGTGCGTCCGCGAGGCGCGCCAGGACATCCTCGACGGCAAGAAGGACTACCGGATCCTGCTCAACGAGAAGGTGGGCGAGATCAAGGCGCAGATCATCGAGCGCGACGGCGAGATCGTCATGGTCAAGGAGTGCCCGATCCACGGGCGGTTCGAGGACGTCATGGCGATGGACACCGAGTTCTTCAAGCACCTCGAGGAGTCGTTCCCGGGCAGCGACATGCGCGCCCACAACGACGAGAAGCTGCACAACCACGGCAGCAGCACCATCAAGTACGGCCGCGGCTCGGTGCTGACGATCGATCTGACGAACCGCTGCAACATGATGTGCGACCCCTGCTTCATGGACGCGAACCAGGTGGGCTTCGTCCACGAGCTGTCGTGGGACGACATCAAGACGCTGCTCGACAACGCGATTTCCATCAAGCCACGGCGCCAGATGTCCGTGCAGTTCTCGGGCGGCGAGCCCACCATATCGCCGTACTTCCTCGACGCGGTGCGCTACGCCCGCAAGGTGGGCTACAACAGCGTCCAGGCGGCGACCAACGGCATCGAGTTCGCGAAGAGCTTCGACTTCGCGCGCGCGGCGGCCGACGCCGGCCTGCGCTACGCCTACCTGCAGTTCGACGGCATCGGCAACGCCGCCAACTCGCATCGTCTAGTGGGCAACCTGTTCGACGTCAAGCTGCGGGCCATCGAGAACCTGCACAAGGCGGGCGTCGACATCGTGCCGGTCATCACCATCATCAACGGCATCAACAACGAGCAGGTGGGCCGGGTGGTGCAGTTCGCGCTCGACAACCCGAAGACCATCAGCTTCCTGTCGTTCCAGCCGGTGTCGTTCACCGGCCGCGACGAGGAGATCACCGACGAGCGCCGCAAGGCGCAACGCTACACGTTGTCGCATCTGGCGCACGACGTGAAGAACCAGACCGGCATCGGCGAACCGGCGCGCGACTGGTTCCCGATCTCCTTCATGGGCACGTTCACCGACTGGGCCGACCTGGTGCACGGGCCCGAGGAGAGCTGGGGCCAGCTCAACTGCGGCTGCCACCCGAACTGCGGCGTCGGCATGGCGGTGATGATCGACAAGGAAACGAAGGAGGCGGTGCCGTTCACCAAGTTCGTCCGGGGCGAGCAGCTCGCCAAGGACATCGCTCGGGTGAACGACGGGGCGGGCGGGCGGTTCCGCTCGGTGGTCGGCATGGCGCTGGCGCTGATGCGCAACTACGACCCGTTCAACGCGCCGACCCACTTCAAGCTGGTCGACCTGCTGAAGAAGTTCGACAAGACCTTCGGCGCGACCGGCAAGGACTACGGCAGTGTGTCGGGCGAGCGGACGCAGGACGACATCGCGAAGCGGCGCTCGGACCGCTGGAACTTCCTCTTCGTGGCCGGCATGTGGTTCCAGGATCTGTTCAACTACGACTTCCGCCGCACCGAGCGCTGCATCATTCCGTATGCGACCCAGGAAGGGGAGATCTCCTTCTGCGCCTACAACACCGGGATCGGCTGGCGGAACATCATCGAGAAGATGCACATGACGGCCACTCTCACCAAGTGGTACGAGGAGCGCGGCCGGCACGAGATCTTCGCGGGCGGCAAGAACGTCAACCTCGATTCGAAGGAGCATTCCCTGGTGCTCGACCCCGAAGCGGTCGCGGCCGGCATCCAGACCGACCTCGACGCGCAGGGTATTGCCAAGAACGCGCGGCAGGAGAAGCTGGCCGCGCGGGCCGCGGCGAAGGGGGCCAACGGCAACGGCGCCTCGAACGGAGCCAACGGAACGAATGGCGCCAACGGCAAGTCCGCCAAGGACGCCGCCTACGACCAGCAGATGGCCGCGCTCTACCGCCAGCACGTGCTGAAGGAGGAGGCGCCGCCGGTGGTCCAGATCCAGGGGCTCAAGAGCTCGAAGCAGGACGATCTGGTCGGCGTGAGCTGA
- the msrP gene encoding protein-methionine-sulfoxide reductase catalytic subunit MsrP, with product MLIKQAPDIRSSEITPERLYYSRREFIHAASGAALGAAGAAVLGQPAGGLRAAPQEDLPDLRPSQFSTDERQNSYEEITSYNNFYEFGLDKEDPKRYADELTVKPWTVRVEGHMNRPAADYALEDILSPHTLEERIYRLRCVEAWSMVVPWVGFPLRDLIQRFEPTSRAKFVRFETLYRPSEFRGQRARNLRYPYVEGLRMDEALNPLTILSVGIYGKTLLNQNGAPIRLVVPWKYGFKSIKSIVKIEFVEDQPRNTWNVAIPHEYGFYANVNPDVDHPRWSQAMERRIGNFFRQRTQKFNGYGYQVARMYDGMDLVRNY from the coding sequence ATGCTGATCAAACAGGCCCCCGACATCCGCTCGTCCGAGATTACCCCCGAGCGGCTCTACTACAGCCGCCGGGAGTTCATCCACGCGGCGTCCGGCGCCGCGCTCGGCGCCGCCGGCGCGGCCGTGCTGGGGCAGCCGGCCGGGGGGCTGCGGGCCGCCCCGCAGGAGGATCTCCCGGACTTGCGGCCGAGCCAGTTCAGCACCGACGAGCGGCAGAACTCCTACGAGGAGATCACCAGCTACAACAATTTCTACGAGTTCGGTCTCGACAAGGAAGACCCGAAGCGGTACGCCGACGAGCTGACCGTGAAGCCGTGGACGGTGCGCGTCGAGGGCCACATGAACCGCCCGGCCGCGGACTACGCGCTCGAGGACATCCTGAGCCCGCATACGCTCGAGGAGCGCATCTACCGGCTGCGCTGCGTCGAGGCGTGGTCGATGGTGGTACCGTGGGTCGGTTTCCCGCTTCGTGATCTCATCCAGCGCTTCGAGCCGACCTCGCGGGCGAAGTTCGTCCGCTTCGAGACGCTGTACCGCCCGTCGGAGTTCCGCGGCCAGCGCGCCCGCAACCTCCGGTATCCGTACGTGGAGGGGCTGCGGATGGACGAGGCGCTGAACCCGCTGACGATTCTCTCGGTGGGCATCTACGGCAAGACGCTCCTGAACCAGAACGGGGCGCCGATTCGCCTGGTCGTCCCGTGGAAGTACGGCTTCAAGAGCATCAAGTCGATCGTGAAGATCGAGTTCGTCGAGGATCAGCCCCGGAACACGTGGAACGTCGCCATCCCGCACGAGTACGGGTTCTACGCGAACGTCAACCCGGACGTGGATCACCCGCGCTGGTCCCAGGCGATGGAACGGCGCATCGGCAACTTCTTCCGGCAGCGCACGCAGAAGTTCAACGGGTACGGGTACCAGGTCGCCCGGATGTACGACGGGATGGACCTGGTGCGGAACTACTGA
- a CDS encoding FAD-dependent oxidoreductase: MTLRDPRSAPGHAPLSSEATRRNVAFHRTAIIIAMPRSSDVVVVGAGAFGAWTAWHLHRAGHTVALVDAFGAGHSRASSGGESRIIRMGYGDRTLYSRWALESLPQWKDLLSDAGRPDLFRETGVLWLGHDDDPHVDVTARTLDRLRVVTESLGPADLRSRFPALDFTGITRGIFEPGSGVLLARRAVNVVAEQAAGRGVDFRVAAVEPPSPDWCGEALSLSDGTRLLAGFFVFACGPWLPKLFPDLLAPLLRPTRQEVFFFGTPAGDRRLAPSSLPAWIDFHAGAYGLPDIEGRGAKVGLTALGPVFDPDRGDRTPSAEGLETARRFAALRLPGLRDAPVLEARVCQYTNTPSGDLLLDRHPDHDNVWLAGGGSGHGFKLGPAVGAYMASRITGPAAAEELVGLPAKRPEQDRTVL, translated from the coding sequence ATGACCCTCCGTGACCCCCGATCGGCGCCCGGACATGCACCGTTATCGTCCGAAGCGACTCGTCGGAACGTTGCATTTCATCGTACCGCTATCATCATCGCCATGCCGCGCTCTTCCGACGTCGTCGTCGTCGGCGCCGGTGCGTTCGGCGCGTGGACGGCCTGGCACCTGCACCGGGCCGGGCATACGGTGGCCCTCGTCGACGCCTTCGGAGCCGGCCATTCCCGAGCCAGCTCCGGCGGCGAGTCGCGCATCATCCGCATGGGCTACGGCGACCGGACGCTCTACTCCCGCTGGGCGCTCGAATCGCTTCCGCAGTGGAAGGACCTCCTCTCGGATGCCGGCCGGCCGGACCTCTTCCGCGAGACCGGCGTGCTCTGGCTCGGGCATGACGATGACCCGCACGTGGACGTCACCGCCCGGACGCTGGACCGTCTCCGGGTGGTCACGGAATCGCTCGGCCCCGCGGACCTGCGGTCACGGTTTCCCGCGCTCGACTTCACCGGCATCACGCGCGGAATCTTCGAGCCGGGCAGCGGAGTCCTGCTGGCCCGTCGCGCGGTCAACGTGGTGGCCGAACAGGCGGCCGGCCGCGGCGTCGACTTCCGTGTGGCGGCGGTCGAGCCACCCTCGCCCGACTGGTGCGGCGAAGCCCTGAGTCTGAGCGACGGCACACGCCTGTTGGCCGGGTTCTTCGTCTTCGCTTGCGGTCCCTGGCTGCCGAAGCTGTTCCCCGACCTGCTCGCTCCGCTGCTGCGCCCGACACGCCAGGAGGTCTTCTTCTTCGGGACGCCCGCCGGGGATCGCCGCCTCGCGCCGTCGTCCCTGCCCGCGTGGATCGACTTTCACGCCGGGGCCTACGGCCTTCCCGACATCGAAGGCCGCGGCGCCAAGGTCGGGCTCACGGCGCTCGGCCCGGTCTTCGATCCGGATCGCGGCGACCGCACGCCGTCGGCCGAGGGACTGGAAACCGCACGCCGGTTCGCCGCCCTCCGGCTCCCGGGACTCCGCGATGCGCCGGTGCTGGAAGCCCGGGTCTGTCAGTACACCAACACGCCGAGCGGCGATCTCCTGCTCGATCGGCATCCGGACCACGACAACGTGTGGCTCGCCGGGGGCGGTTCGGGGCACGGGTTCAAGCTCGGGCCGGCCGTCGGCGCCTACATGGCTTCCCGGATCACAGGTCCTGCGGCGGCCGAGGAGCTCGTCGGCCTGCCGGCGAAGCGGCCTGAACAGGACCGGACCGTTCTCTGA